The Syngnathus typhle isolate RoL2023-S1 ecotype Sweden linkage group LG3, RoL_Styp_1.0, whole genome shotgun sequence genome window below encodes:
- the baiap2l2b gene encoding brain-specific angiogenesis inhibitor 1-associated protein 2-like protein 2, with translation MSATSSDQLHKSTLSVYSNLMEHFNPGLQKLVALGNSYVKAFQALAVCSEAYFSAVAKMGDQAIHTLSSRSLGDVLIQLSETQRRLTAEMEGVFRWFQVEVLQAMEKKVKLDEDYIEGSRRVYELEVRNQAEALEKQLRRGAFRDSLESSDYMQYLKQSQQEILKEEERRYRFLAEKHCGLAQSLLFLVNKTGMALQHKAEGWKEKVNETRGSGSRTPTNLDQEAQLRGSVSSLLQTVARDDDMSWARREQQALGKVPSRAPSPLPSRSRSSSVGESLGLTGGRPMKALVSHPASSNPKLLPFNRGETVTVLVQEPRNGWLYGRTDSSLRQGWFPAAYVGPNDDFDSGDSLRSSSMNNLLDPGETRNDQSESRSYGDVPPPATPNRRASVDFRLVSPLPEKKAEQVVEPKPVQTKIVGEAPPPPPPLPKSLNLQRESADLRPVSPAIDTQALSPNGPPEHPLFPRGTNPFATVKLRPTKTDDRSAPRIL, from the exons ATGTCGGCAACCAGCAGTGACCAGCTGCACAAATCCACCTTATCCGTCTATTCC AACCTGATGGAGCATTTCAACCCGGGCCTTCAGAAGCTCGTCGCTTTGGGAAACAGCTATGTCAAAGCTTtccagg CATTAGCTGTTTGTAGCGAGGCCTACTTCAGCGCTGTAGCCAAGATGGGCGACCAGGCCATTCACACACTATCTTCTCGATCTCTCG GGGATGTCCTGATCCAGTTATCTGAGACACAACGAAGACTCACcgctgaaatggaaggagtg TTCCGTTGGTTCCAGGTAGAGGTATTACAAGCCATGGAGAAGAAAGTCAAGTTGGATGAGGACTACATCGAG GGGAGCCGGCGAGTGTATGAATTGGAGGTGAGGAACCAGGCGGAGGCTTTGGAGAAGCAGCTAAGACGAGGAGCCTTCAGGGACTCTCTG GAGAGCAGCGACTATATGCAGTACTTGAAACAGAGCCAGCAGGAGATCCTGAAGGAGGAAGAGAGGCGATATCGTTTCCTGGCTGAGAAACACTGCGGTTTGGCCCAGTCACTTCTCTTCCTTGTTAACAAG ACAGGCATGGCTCTCCAGCATAAAGCAGAAGGATGGAAAGAGAAAGTCAATGAGACCAGAGGTTCCGGATCTCGGACTCCCACCAATTTGGACCAAGAGGCACAG CTGCGAGGCTCCGTGAGCTCCCTGCTCCAGACGGTTGCCAGAGATGACGACATGTCCTGGGCCAGGCGCGAGCAACAGGCGCTGGGCAAGGTGCCCTCACGAG CGCCATCACCCCTGCCCAGCCGCTCTCGCTCCAGCTCGGTGGGGGAATCTCTGGGTCTAACCGGAGGACGTCCCATGAAGGCCCTGGTGTCTCATCCTGCCTCATCCAACCCCAAGCTGCTGCCTTTCAACCGTGGGGAGACAGTCACGGTGCTGGTCCAGGAACCGCGTAACGGCTGGTTGTACGGCCGCACCGACAGCAGCTTAAG GCAGGGCTGGTTTCCTGCTGCTTATGTTGGCCCCAATGATGATTTCGACAG TGGCGACTCTCTCCGGAGTAGTAGTATGAACAACCTGCTGGACCCCGGCGAAACCCGAAACGACCAATCAGAAAGCAGGAGTTACGGCGACGTCCCTCCGCCGGCAACGCCCAATCGCAGAGCATCTGTAGACTTCCGACTCGTCTCTCCGCTTCCTGAGAAGAAGGCGGAGCAGGTGGTGGAGCCGAAACCCGTTCAGACAAAAATCGTAGGTGAggctccgcctcctccgccCCCTCTCCCAAAGAGCCTGAATCTTCAACGGGAATCTGCGGATTTGAGACCGGTTTCTCCCGCCATCGACACACAG gctttaTCACCCAACGGCCCACCTGAGCACCCTCTATTTCCAAG AGGCACAAACCCGTTCGCCACCGTGAAGCTTCGCCCCACCAAGACCGATGACCGATCCGCCCCTCGCATCCTttga
- the LOC133151014 gene encoding parvalbumin-7-like — protein sequence MCADRMVMTDLLKAEEIKKALDAFAAETFDPKKFFDLVGMTAMSAESVKQVFRVLDVDGSGFIEEDELKFVLKGFSKDGRDLTDDETRVFLKAADKDGDGKIGIDEFEAMVHE from the exons ATGTGTG CTGACAGGATGGTGATGACGGACCTGTTGAAAGCGGAGGAGATCAAGAAAGCTCTTGATGCCTTTGCAG CAGAGACCTTCGACCCTAAAAAGTTCTTCGACCTGGTGGGAATGACGGCGATGTCGGCCGAGAGCGTCAAGCAGGTCTTCCGGGTTCTTGATGTGGATGGAAGCGGTTTCATAGAAGAAGATGAACTCAA GTTTGTGCTGAAGGGTTTCTCCAAGGATGGCAGAGACTTGACAGATGATGAGACAAGAGTGTTCCTCAAAGCTGCGGACAAGGACGGCGACGGGAAGATCGGAATTGACG AGTTTGAAGCGATGGTGCATGAGTAG
- the ncf4 gene encoding neutrophil cytosol factor 4, whose protein sequence is MSLPQQLRYESDFDQLPNNIPISATIADIEEKKGFIDYFRFVVEVKTKGWSKYLIYRRYSEFFSLHQILESRYSPEDPDRPGPNTCVLPTLPGKVFIGNKREIAESRIPELNTYMKRLLGLPTWLLLDEDLRMFFYQTEQDGQHQPRALRRLRPPTRKVKTVKPKPDLFSSPRAEAMFDFCGSSKAELNLKRGDLIFLLHRVNTDWLEGTVNNQTGIFPQSFVKIIKPLPESELEDEGEGHTYSCLRCYLLTPSGIQTRDVCVQEDLNIQPTHKELMCRMRDVFKVDDIALNYRDYEGDLIRVLDDEDVLLMIEENQGQATGAVQRPFNQFPWELLVTMASDLSVYSAEG, encoded by the exons ATGTCGCTACCGCAGCAGCTACGCTACGAGAG TGACTTTGACCAACTGCCTAATAACATCCCCATCAGTGCCACCATTGCGGATATCGAGGAGAAAAAAGGCTTCATCGACTACTTT AGGTTTGTTGTTGAGGTGAAAACCAAAGGATGGAGCAAGTATCTAATCTACAGGCGTTACAGTGAGTTTTTCAGCCTGCACCAGATCTTGGAGTCCAGATACTCTCCAGAGGACCCAGACAGACCTGGTCCCAACACCTGCGTGCTGCCCACACTTCCAG GTAAAGTGTTCATCGGCAACAAGCGGGAGATTGCGGAGAGCCGAATCCCTGAGCTGAACACGTACATGAAG AGGCTGTTGGGCCTGCCGACCTGGTTGCTCCTGGATGAGGATCTCAGGATGTTCTTCTACCAGACGGAGCAGGACGGCCAACATCAGCCTCGAGCGCTCAGGCGTCTGCGACCGCCTACCCGCAAAGT GAAGACAGTCAAACCCAAGCCAGACCTCTTCTCATCACCCAGGGCTGAG GCCATGTTTGACTTTTGTGGCAGTAGCAAGGCAGAGTTGAACCTGAAGAGAGGAGACTTGATCTTCCTGCTGCATCGAGTCAACACCGACTGGCTGGAG GGCAcggtcaacaaccagacgggTATTTTTCCACAATCTTTTGTGAAGATCATCAAGCCTCTCCCGGAGAGTGAATTGGAGGACGAAGGAGAAGGCCACACCTACAGCTGCCTGCGATGCTATCTGCTCACCCCCTCTGGAATCCAAACCAG GGACGTGTGCGTTCAAGAGGACCTCAACATCCAGCCAACACACAAGGAGCTGATGTGTCGGATGAG GGACGTGTTCAAGGTGGATGACATTGCGCTGAATTACCGCGACTACGAGGGCGACCTCATCCGCGTGCTGGACGACGAGGACGTGCTGCTGATGATTGAGGAGAATCAAGGTCAGGCGACGGGGGCGGTCCAGAGGCCTTTCAATCAGTTTCCGTGGGAACTGCTCGTCACCATGGCCTCTGACCTCTCCGTTTACAGTGCGGAAGGGTGA